The following proteins are encoded in a genomic region of Mycobacterium kiyosense:
- a CDS encoding sulfotransferase family protein, with translation MSPERTDVGTVEELHASATKLTGLDDFGTDDDNYREALGVLLDAYRREADLTVLGSKMNRFFLRGALVARLLSESAWKQHPAYADVPIQRPIFVTGLVRTGTTVLHRLLGADPAAQGLHMWLAEFPQPRPPRETWDSNPLYRRLDDQFNQHHADNPGYTGLHFMAAYELEECWQLLRQSVHSVSYETLAHVPSYAKWLSEQDWTPSYQRHRRNLQLIGMNDTDKRWVLKNPSHLFALDALMATYPDALVIQTHRPVETIMASMCSLAQHTAEGWSKAFTPEQIGTDSMDTWSRGLERFNTARANYDSAQFYDVDYQDLVADPLGTVADIYRHFGLTLTDEARKAMEASHSESQQGERAPKHKYSLADYGLTAEQVKERFAGL, from the coding sequence ATGAGCCCCGAACGCACTGACGTCGGCACCGTCGAAGAACTGCACGCGTCGGCGACCAAGCTGACCGGGCTGGACGATTTCGGCACCGACGACGACAACTACCGGGAAGCGCTCGGCGTCCTGCTGGACGCCTATCGGCGCGAGGCCGACCTGACAGTGTTGGGCAGCAAGATGAATCGGTTCTTCCTGCGCGGCGCGCTGGTGGCCCGGCTGCTGTCCGAATCCGCGTGGAAGCAGCACCCGGCGTACGCCGACGTACCGATCCAGCGGCCGATCTTCGTGACGGGCCTGGTGCGCACCGGGACGACCGTGCTGCACCGGCTGCTGGGCGCCGACCCGGCGGCCCAAGGCCTGCACATGTGGCTGGCCGAGTTCCCGCAGCCGCGACCGCCGCGCGAAACCTGGGACTCGAACCCGTTGTACCGCAGGCTCGATGACCAGTTCAACCAGCACCACGCCGACAACCCCGGCTACACCGGTCTGCACTTCATGGCCGCCTACGAGCTCGAGGAGTGCTGGCAGTTGCTGCGCCAGTCGGTGCACTCGGTGTCCTACGAGACGCTGGCGCACGTGCCGAGCTACGCGAAGTGGCTATCTGAGCAGGATTGGACGCCGTCCTACCAACGGCATCGCCGCAACCTACAGCTGATCGGGATGAACGACACCGACAAGCGCTGGGTGCTCAAGAACCCCAGCCACCTGTTCGCGCTGGATGCGCTGATGGCGACTTACCCTGACGCACTGGTGATTCAGACCCACCGGCCGGTGGAGACGATCATGGCCTCGATGTGCTCGCTGGCCCAGCACACCGCCGAAGGCTGGTCGAAGGCGTTCACCCCGGAGCAGATCGGTACCGACTCGATGGACACCTGGTCGCGCGGGCTGGAGCGGTTCAACACCGCCCGCGCCAACTACGACTCGGCGCAGTTCTACGACGTCGACTACCAGGACCTGGTCGCCGACCCGCTCGGCACGGTGGCCGACATCTACCGCCACTTCGGGTTGACGCTGACCGACGAGGCGCGAAAGGCCATGGAAGCCAGCCACTCCGAGAGCCAGCAGGGTGAGCGCGCGCCGAAACACAAGTACTCGCTGGCCGACTACGGGCTGACCGCCGAGCAGGTCAAGGAGCGCTTCGCCGGCTTGTGA
- a CDS encoding oxidoreductase: MTKLLDGKVVVISGVGPGLGTTLARRCATEGADLVLAARSADRLDDVAKQVVDLGRKAVPVPTDITDDDQVNNLVDAALEAFGKIDVLINNAFRVPSMKPLAGTTFQHIRDAIELSALGALRLIQGFTPVLAQTHGSVVNVNSMVIRHSQAKYGAYKMAKSALLAMSQSLATELGEQGIRVNSVAPGYIWGDTLQGYFNHQAGKYGTTAEQIYQATAANSDLKRLPTEDEVASAILFMASDLSSGITGQTLDVNCGEYHA; encoded by the coding sequence ATGACGAAGCTGCTCGACGGCAAGGTGGTGGTGATCAGCGGGGTGGGTCCCGGCCTGGGCACCACCTTGGCGCGCCGGTGCGCGACCGAAGGCGCCGACCTGGTGCTGGCGGCGCGCAGCGCCGACCGCCTGGACGACGTCGCCAAGCAGGTCGTCGATCTGGGCCGCAAAGCGGTGCCGGTGCCCACCGACATCACCGACGACGACCAGGTGAACAACCTCGTCGACGCCGCCTTGGAGGCGTTCGGCAAAATCGACGTGCTGATCAACAACGCCTTCCGGGTGCCGTCGATGAAACCGTTGGCCGGCACCACCTTCCAGCACATCCGGGACGCCATCGAGCTCAGCGCGCTGGGCGCGCTGCGGCTGATCCAGGGCTTCACCCCGGTATTGGCGCAGACGCACGGCTCGGTGGTCAACGTCAACTCGATGGTGATCAGACACTCGCAAGCCAAGTACGGCGCCTACAAGATGGCCAAGTCGGCGCTGCTGGCCATGTCGCAGTCCCTGGCCACCGAGCTCGGCGAGCAGGGCATCCGGGTCAATTCCGTTGCGCCCGGCTATATCTGGGGTGACACGTTGCAGGGCTACTTCAATCACCAGGCCGGCAAGTACGGCACCACCGCCGAGCAGATCTACCAGGCCACCGCGGCCAACTCCGACCTCAAGCGGCTGCCCACCGAAGACGAGGTGGCTTCGGCGATCCTGTTCATGGCCAGCGATCTGTCCAGCGGCATCACCGGGCAGACCCTGGACGTCAACTGCGGGGAGTACCACGCCTGA
- the bphI-2 gene encoding 4-hydroxy-2-oxovalerate aldolase 2, which translates to MSTDIFFDAAWDIRITDTSLRDGSHHKRHQFTKDEVRAIVTALDAAGVPVIEVTHGDGLGGSSFNYGFSKTPEQELIKLAAETATEAKIAFLMLPGVGTKEDIKEAQDNGGSICRIATHCTEADVSIQHFGLARELGLETVGFLMMSHTIPPEKLAAQARIMADAGCQCVYVVDSAGALVLDGVADRVSALVAELGDDAQVGFHGHENLGLGVANSVEAVRAGAKQIDGSVRRFGAGAGNAPVEALIGVFDKIGVKTGIDFFDIADAAEDVVRPAMPAECLLDRNALIMGYSGVYSSFLKHAVRQSERYGVPAHQLLHRAGQRKLIGGQEDQLIDIALEIKREQESGATPR; encoded by the coding sequence ATGAGTACCGACATCTTCTTCGACGCGGCCTGGGACATCCGGATCACCGACACGTCGTTGCGGGACGGGTCGCACCACAAGCGGCACCAGTTCACCAAGGACGAGGTGCGGGCGATCGTCACGGCGCTGGACGCCGCCGGGGTGCCGGTGATCGAGGTGACGCACGGCGACGGCCTGGGCGGCTCCAGCTTCAACTACGGCTTCTCCAAGACCCCCGAGCAGGAACTGATCAAGCTGGCCGCCGAGACCGCGACCGAGGCCAAGATCGCCTTCCTGATGCTGCCCGGGGTCGGCACCAAGGAAGACATCAAAGAGGCCCAGGACAACGGTGGATCGATCTGCCGCATCGCCACCCACTGCACCGAGGCCGACGTCTCCATCCAGCACTTCGGGCTGGCCCGCGAACTCGGTCTGGAGACCGTCGGCTTCCTGATGATGTCGCACACCATCCCGCCGGAGAAGCTGGCCGCCCAGGCGCGCATCATGGCCGACGCCGGCTGTCAGTGCGTCTACGTCGTCGACTCGGCGGGTGCCTTGGTGCTCGACGGCGTCGCCGACCGGGTGTCGGCGCTGGTCGCCGAGCTCGGCGACGACGCCCAGGTGGGCTTCCACGGACACGAGAACCTCGGACTCGGGGTAGCCAACTCGGTGGAGGCGGTCCGCGCCGGCGCCAAGCAGATCGACGGCAGCGTGCGCCGGTTCGGCGCCGGGGCCGGCAACGCGCCCGTCGAGGCGCTGATCGGGGTGTTCGACAAGATCGGCGTCAAGACCGGCATCGACTTCTTCGACATCGCCGATGCCGCCGAGGATGTGGTGCGCCCGGCCATGCCGGCCGAATGCCTGCTGGACCGCAACGCGCTGATCATGGGCTACTCGGGCGTCTACTCCAGCTTCCTCAAGCACGCCGTGCGCCAGTCGGAGCGCTACGGCGTACCGGCCCACCAGTTGCTGCACCGGGCCGGGCAGCGCAAGCTGATCGGCGGTCAGGAAGACCAACTCATCGACATTGCGCTGGAGATCAAACGCGAGCAGGAAAGCGGCGCAACCCCCAGGTGA
- the mhpF_2 gene encoding acetaldehyde dehydrogenase 2, whose product MPVKASVAIVGSGNISTDLLYKLLRSDWLEPRWMVGIDPDSEGLARARKLGLETSHKGADWLLEQSEKPDLVFEATSAYVHRDAAPKYEAAGIRAIDLTPAAVGPAVIPPANLREHLDAPNVNMITCGGQATIPIVYAVSRVVQVPYAEIVASVASVSAGPGTRANIDEFTKTTSRGVQTIGGAARGKAIIILNPADPPMIMRDTIFCAIPEDADHDAIAKSIKEVVAEVQTYVPGYRLLNEPQFDEPSVVNGGNHLVTTFVEVEGAGDYLPPYAGNLDIMTAAATKVGEEIAKETLAVTGGAQA is encoded by the coding sequence ATGCCGGTTAAGGCATCTGTGGCCATCGTCGGGTCGGGCAACATCAGCACCGACCTGCTCTACAAGCTGCTGCGCTCGGACTGGCTGGAGCCGCGCTGGATGGTGGGCATCGACCCGGACAGCGAAGGCCTAGCGCGGGCCCGCAAGCTCGGGTTGGAGACCAGCCACAAGGGCGCCGACTGGCTGCTGGAGCAGTCCGAGAAGCCCGACCTGGTGTTCGAGGCGACCAGCGCCTACGTGCACCGCGACGCCGCACCCAAGTACGAGGCGGCGGGCATCCGCGCCATCGACCTGACCCCGGCCGCGGTGGGTCCGGCGGTGATCCCGCCGGCGAACCTGCGCGAACACCTCGACGCCCCGAACGTCAACATGATCACCTGCGGTGGCCAAGCCACCATCCCGATCGTCTACGCGGTGAGCCGCGTGGTGCAGGTGCCGTACGCGGAGATCGTCGCCTCCGTCGCCTCGGTCTCGGCGGGGCCGGGTACCCGCGCCAACATCGACGAGTTCACCAAGACCACGTCGCGCGGCGTACAAACCATCGGCGGTGCCGCCCGCGGCAAAGCGATCATCATCCTCAACCCGGCCGACCCGCCGATGATCATGCGCGACACCATCTTCTGCGCCATCCCCGAGGACGCCGACCACGACGCGATCGCCAAGTCCATCAAAGAGGTGGTGGCCGAGGTTCAGACATATGTGCCCGGCTACCGGCTGCTCAACGAGCCGCAGTTCGACGAGCCCTCGGTGGTCAACGGCGGTAACCACCTGGTGACGACGTTCGTCGAGGTGGAAGGCGCCGGGGACTACCTGCCGCCCTACGCGGGGAACCTGGACATCATGACCGCGGCCGCCACCAAGGTGGGCGAGGAGATCGCCAAGGAGACACTGGCCGTGACGGGAGGCGCGCAGGCATGA
- the hsaE gene encoding hydratase, with product MLDVATRDELAADLAEAERNRTGIAPLTSLHPEIDVVDAYEIQLINIRQRVAEGARVVGHKVGLSSKVMQQMMGVDEPDYGHLLDEMQVFEDVPVKTARYLLPRVEVEVGFILGDDLPGAGCTEADVLAATEAVVPSIELIDTRIRDWKIALCDTIADNASSAGFVLGAARVAPADIDVTAIDAKLTRNGELIAEGRSDAVLGNPATAVAWLSRKVESFGVRLKKGDIVLPGSCTFAVDVHAGDEFVADFAGLGPVRLSFE from the coding sequence ATGCTCGATGTTGCGACCCGCGACGAGCTGGCTGCCGACCTGGCGGAGGCCGAGCGCAACCGGACCGGCATCGCCCCGTTGACGTCCCTCCACCCCGAGATCGACGTCGTCGACGCCTACGAGATCCAGCTGATCAACATCCGGCAACGGGTGGCCGAGGGCGCCCGCGTGGTGGGGCACAAGGTGGGTCTGTCGTCGAAGGTGATGCAGCAGATGATGGGCGTCGACGAGCCGGACTACGGGCATTTGCTCGACGAGATGCAGGTGTTCGAGGACGTCCCAGTCAAGACGGCCCGCTACCTGCTGCCCCGGGTCGAGGTCGAGGTGGGATTCATCCTGGGCGACGACCTGCCCGGCGCGGGCTGCACCGAAGCCGACGTGCTGGCCGCGACCGAGGCCGTGGTCCCGTCGATCGAGTTGATCGACACCCGCATCAGGGACTGGAAGATCGCGCTGTGCGACACCATCGCCGACAACGCTTCCTCGGCAGGCTTCGTGCTGGGCGCGGCACGGGTGGCGCCGGCCGACATCGACGTCACCGCGATCGACGCGAAGCTGACCCGCAATGGCGAGCTGATCGCCGAGGGCCGCAGCGACGCGGTGCTGGGGAATCCGGCGACCGCGGTGGCCTGGCTGTCCCGCAAGGTGGAAAGCTTCGGGGTGCGGTTGAAAAAAGGTGACATCGTATTACCCGGATCGTGCACCTTCGCGGTCGACGTGCATGCCGGCGACGAGTTCGTCGCGGACTTCGCGGGCCTGGGTCCGGTCCGGCTGTCATTCGAATAA
- a CDS encoding 3-oxosteroid 1-dehydrogenase, which produces MFYMTAQEYDVVVVGSGAAGMVAALTAAHRGLSTVVIEKAAHFGGSTARSGGGVWIPNNEVLQRAGVKDTPEAARRYLHGIIGDVVEPERIDTYLQRGPEMLSFVLEHTPLKMCWVPRYSDYYPEAPGGRAEGRSIEPKPFNARKLGPDEAGLEPAYGKVPLNVVVMQQDYVRLNLLKRHPRGVLRSLKVGARTMWAKSTGKNLVGMGRALIAPLRIGLQRVGVPVVLNTALTDLYVEDGVVRGVYVRDSGSAESDEPRLIRARRGVILASGGFERNEQMRVKYQRAPITADWTVGAQANTGDGIVAGEKLGAALEFMEDAWWIPTVPLVGAPWIALSERNSPGAIMVNMSGKRFMNESLPYVEAGHKMYGGEHGQGPGPAENIPAWLVFDQQYRDRYIFAGLQPGQRIPRKWLESGVIITADTIEELATKAGLPVDEFTRTVARFNGFARSGVDEDFHRGESAYDKYYGDPTNKPNPNLGEISHAPYYAAKMVPGDLGTKGGIRTDVHARALRDDGSVIEGLYAAGNVSAPVMGHTYPGPGGTIGPAMTFGYLAALHIAGEN; this is translated from the coding sequence GTGTTCTACATGACAGCACAGGAGTACGACGTCGTCGTGGTTGGCAGCGGCGCCGCCGGCATGGTGGCTGCTCTCACCGCAGCGCACCGCGGCCTCTCGACAGTAGTCATCGAGAAGGCCGCACACTTCGGCGGCTCCACCGCCCGCTCGGGCGGCGGCGTCTGGATTCCCAACAACGAGGTCCTGCAGCGGGCCGGGGTCAAGGACACACCCGAAGCGGCGCGCAGGTACCTGCACGGCATCATCGGCGACGTCGTGGAGCCGGAGCGCATCGACACCTATCTGCAGCGCGGACCGGAGATGCTGTCCTTCGTCCTCGAGCACACACCGTTGAAGATGTGCTGGGTGCCGCGCTACTCCGACTACTACCCGGAGGCGCCGGGCGGCCGGGCCGAGGGCCGGTCCATCGAGCCGAAACCGTTCAACGCCCGCAAGCTGGGCCCCGACGAGGCGGGGCTGGAGCCTGCCTACGGCAAGGTGCCGCTCAATGTCGTTGTGATGCAGCAAGACTACGTGCGGCTCAACTTGTTGAAGCGACACCCGCGGGGAGTGCTGCGCAGCCTGAAGGTCGGCGCCCGCACCATGTGGGCCAAGTCGACCGGCAAGAACCTGGTCGGCATGGGCCGTGCGCTGATCGCTCCGTTGCGAATCGGGCTGCAGCGCGTCGGTGTTCCGGTGGTGCTCAACACCGCCCTGACCGACCTCTATGTCGAGGACGGCGTGGTGCGCGGAGTTTACGTGCGCGATTCTGGATCGGCCGAGTCTGACGAGCCGCGGCTGATCCGGGCCCGGCGCGGGGTCATCCTGGCCTCGGGCGGATTCGAGCGCAACGAGCAGATGCGGGTGAAGTACCAGCGCGCACCCATCACCGCCGACTGGACCGTCGGCGCGCAGGCCAACACCGGCGACGGCATCGTGGCCGGCGAAAAGCTGGGCGCCGCATTGGAATTCATGGAAGACGCCTGGTGGATCCCCACAGTGCCGCTGGTCGGTGCGCCGTGGATCGCTCTGTCCGAGCGCAACTCACCCGGCGCGATCATGGTCAACATGTCCGGCAAGCGGTTCATGAACGAATCGCTGCCCTACGTCGAAGCCGGTCACAAGATGTACGGCGGCGAGCACGGCCAGGGCCCCGGGCCAGCCGAGAACATTCCGGCCTGGCTGGTGTTCGACCAGCAATACCGCGACCGCTACATTTTCGCCGGACTGCAACCGGGGCAACGTATTCCGCGCAAGTGGCTGGAGTCCGGCGTCATCATCACGGCCGACACCATCGAGGAGCTGGCCACCAAAGCCGGCCTGCCGGTCGACGAATTCACCCGGACCGTCGCGCGGTTCAACGGCTTCGCCCGCTCCGGCGTGGACGAGGACTTCCACCGCGGCGAGAGCGCCTACGACAAGTACTACGGCGACCCGACCAACAAGCCCAACCCGAACCTCGGTGAGATCAGCCACGCACCGTACTATGCGGCCAAGATGGTCCCCGGTGACCTGGGCACCAAGGGCGGCATCCGCACCGACGTGCACGCGCGTGCCCTGCGCGACGACGGCAGCGTCATCGAAGGTCTTTACGCCGCAGGCAATGTCAGCGCGCCGGTGATGGGCCACACTTACCCGGGGCCGGGCGGCACCATCGGTCCGGCCATGACCTTCGGTTACTTGGCAGCGCTGCACATCGCGGGAGAGAACTGA
- a CDS encoding dehydrogenase, whose product MPIDVDVALAAELEPIEFSWTSSDIQLYHLGLGAGADPMDPRELRYLVDDTPQVLPTFGNVAASFHMTAPPTVQFPGIDIELAKVLHASERVEVPAPLPPSGSANAVTRFTDIWDKGKAAVIWSETTVTDPSGELLWTQKRSIFARGEGGFGGDRGPSGSDAAPDRAPDLELSVPLLPQQALLYRLCGDRNPLHSDPEFAAAAGFPRPILHGLCTYGMTCKAIVDALLDGDAAAVQAYGARFAGVAFPGETLQVNVWKESGRFLAGVVAPARDNAVVLSGVELVPA is encoded by the coding sequence ATGCCGATCGACGTCGACGTCGCGCTGGCCGCCGAGTTGGAGCCCATCGAATTCTCTTGGACCAGTAGCGATATCCAGCTGTATCACCTGGGTCTGGGTGCCGGCGCGGATCCGATGGACCCGCGCGAGCTGCGCTATCTGGTCGACGACACCCCGCAGGTGCTGCCGACCTTCGGCAACGTGGCGGCCAGCTTTCACATGACGGCGCCGCCGACCGTCCAGTTCCCCGGCATCGACATCGAGTTGGCCAAAGTGCTGCATGCCTCCGAGCGAGTGGAAGTGCCTGCGCCGCTGCCCCCTTCGGGCTCAGCCAATGCAGTTACCCGGTTCACCGACATCTGGGACAAGGGCAAGGCCGCGGTGATCTGGAGCGAGACGACGGTTACCGACCCGTCCGGTGAGCTGCTGTGGACGCAGAAGCGGTCGATCTTTGCCCGCGGCGAAGGCGGATTCGGCGGCGATCGCGGCCCGTCGGGGTCTGATGCCGCGCCGGACCGGGCCCCGGATCTGGAGCTGTCAGTGCCGCTGCTGCCGCAGCAGGCGCTGTTGTATCGCCTGTGCGGCGACCGCAACCCGCTGCACTCGGATCCCGAATTCGCTGCTGCAGCAGGTTTTCCCAGGCCGATTCTGCACGGTCTATGCACCTACGGCATGACCTGCAAAGCGATCGTCGACGCGTTGCTGGACGGCGACGCCGCCGCCGTCCAGGCCTACGGCGCCCGCTTCGCGGGTGTGGCGTTCCCCGGCGAGACGCTGCAGGTCAACGTCTGGAAGGAGTCCGGCCGATTCCTGGCCGGGGTCGTCGCGCCGGCACGCGACAATGCAGTGGTGCTCTCCGGCGTCGAGCTGGTGCCGGCCTAG
- a CDS encoding hypothetical protein (frameshifted, insertion at around 5803258), with amino-acid sequence MPEKQSNTEQLKPHFDDVQAHYDLSDEFFRIFLDPSQTYSCAYFERDDMSLEEAQLAKIDLSLGKLGLEPGMTLLDIGCGWGATPRAGARPL; translated from the coding sequence ATGCCCGAAAAGCAATCAAATACTGAGCAACTGAAGCCGCATTTCGACGATGTTCAGGCACATTACGACCTTTCCGACGAATTCTTCCGGATCTTCCTCGATCCGTCGCAGACCTACAGCTGCGCTTACTTCGAGCGCGACGACATGTCACTCGAGGAAGCCCAGCTAGCCAAGATCGACCTCTCGCTGGGCAAGCTCGGCTTGGAGCCCGGTATGACGTTGCTGGACATCGGCTGTGGCTGGGGCGCCACCCCTCGCGCGGGCGCTCGACCGCTATGA
- a CDS encoding hypothetical protein (frameshifted, insertion at around 5803258), whose translation MVGLTLSRNQQAHTQRLLEEHPSSRSKRVLLQGWERFDESVDRIVSIGAFEHFGRDRYTDFFKMAYAALPDDGVMLLHTIIQPSGEEFSERELPVTMTKLRFIKFIMEEIFPGGDLPAAQAVVDHAEAAGFSVKRVQQLRMHYARTLDIWAATLESRRDEAIAVQSEEVYDRYMKYLTGCADLFREGYTDIAQFTLAKD comes from the coding sequence GTGGTGGGTTTGACACTGAGCCGCAATCAGCAAGCGCACACCCAGCGGTTGCTCGAGGAGCATCCCAGTTCACGTAGCAAGCGGGTGTTGCTGCAGGGCTGGGAGCGGTTCGACGAGAGCGTGGATCGCATCGTCTCGATCGGGGCGTTCGAGCACTTCGGCCGTGACCGCTACACCGACTTCTTCAAGATGGCCTACGCGGCGCTTCCCGATGACGGCGTGATGCTGTTGCACACGATCATCCAGCCCAGCGGGGAAGAGTTCAGCGAGCGTGAACTGCCCGTCACCATGACCAAGCTGCGGTTCATCAAGTTCATCATGGAAGAGATATTCCCTGGTGGCGATCTGCCGGCCGCGCAAGCCGTGGTGGACCATGCGGAGGCCGCCGGGTTCTCGGTAAAGCGAGTGCAGCAGTTGCGCATGCACTACGCACGCACCCTGGACATCTGGGCCGCCACTCTGGAGTCTCGTCGCGACGAGGCCATCGCCGTGCAGTCCGAGGAGGTTTACGACCGGTACATGAAGTACCTGACCGGTTGCGCCGACCTGTTCCGTGAGGGCTACACGGATATCGCCCAGTTCACTCTCGCCAAGGACTAA
- the mmpS6_3 gene encoding membrane protein, with translation MLRKLGRRWVLVVTVVVVALAGFTVYRLHGIFASQDVTSTPKGISDDSAPFNPKHVVIEVFGPPDTQATITYLDVDAQPQRADAVMLPWSYDTTTTQPAVFVSVSAQGNRDWIGCRIKIDNDVKDERRVNTLHAFTYCLDKSG, from the coding sequence TTGTTACGCAAACTCGGTCGACGCTGGGTGCTGGTAGTCACCGTGGTAGTCGTCGCGCTGGCCGGCTTCACGGTATATCGCCTACACGGCATCTTCGCGTCCCAAGACGTGACGTCGACACCTAAAGGCATCAGCGACGACTCGGCTCCGTTCAACCCCAAGCACGTGGTCATCGAGGTTTTCGGTCCGCCCGACACACAGGCAACCATCACTTATCTCGACGTGGACGCCCAGCCTCAGCGCGCCGACGCCGTGATGCTGCCGTGGTCTTACGATACGACCACCACCCAACCGGCGGTGTTCGTCTCCGTCTCCGCTCAGGGCAACCGCGACTGGATCGGCTGCCGGATCAAGATCGACAACGACGTCAAGGACGAGAGAAGGGTGAACACCTTGCACGCCTTCACCTACTGCCTGGACAAGTCCGGATGA
- a CDS encoding hypothetical protein (frameshifted, insertion at around 5805916,5805606) produces the protein MSTQSGSRQHSVPNFIRRFAVLIAFFWIAVAMVTNVFVPQLEKVAQAHNVSLSPHDAPSLQASKRIGKVFGEFDSDSAAMIVLEGDRPLGAEAHHYYDGLVDQLTRDTKHVQHIQNFWGGPTDRRRLAEFRRQGGIGAGVPRR, from the coding sequence ATGAGCACTCAGAGCGGCTCGCGACAACATTCGGTCCCGAATTTCATCCGCCGGTTCGCCGTCCTGATCGCATTCTTCTGGATCGCGGTGGCCATGGTCACGAATGTCTTTGTGCCGCAGCTGGAGAAGGTCGCCCAGGCGCATAACGTGTCGCTGAGTCCGCACGACGCGCCATCGCTGCAAGCCAGCAAACGCATCGGCAAGGTCTTCGGAGAGTTCGACTCCGACAGCGCGGCGATGATCGTGCTGGAAGGAGATCGGCCGCTGGGCGCCGAGGCACACCACTACTACGACGGCTTGGTCGACCAGCTCACCCGAGACACCAAGCATGTCCAGCACATTCAGAATTTCTGGGGGGGACCCACTGACCGCCGCCGGCTCGCAGAGTTCCGACGGCAAGGCGGCATTGGTGCAGGTGTACCTCGCCGGTAA